Proteins from one Campylobacter concisus genomic window:
- a CDS encoding 2,3,4,5-tetrahydropyridine-2,6-carboxylate N-succinyltransferase, with translation MSKEFKDANEFKEFFEEFRKKDGYKDPLAFGIARIDRGQKNTDKILQATFAVVNYKESFLSAAAYIYALQKCDVKVDFNGSEFVADLTPKVVKKASKLFSVFEKEISSHKNVQNLHAVKMAFDDDLELNENKFKLVFLFDDAKPLSVEAVYLKLYLISLGKVAPRTIVLDGAFGVLPNVAWTSQNTPIELEWLRENEISLKMFGEYPAIVSVDKFPRFLSHIIPADNTRILDSAKVRMGAAVYPGTVVMPGAAYINFNAGTTGGVMVEGRVSSSVVVGEGSDVGGGASILGVLSGTNGNPVSIGKHCLLGANSVTGVPLGDNCIVDAGIAVLEGTKVYISASECEKLAKLNPEFKFEAEIYKALELGGLNGLHFRQNSQTGQITASASKRAIKLNEALH, from the coding sequence ATGTCTAAAGAGTTTAAAGATGCAAATGAATTTAAGGAATTTTTTGAAGAATTTAGAAAAAAAGATGGCTACAAAGATCCGCTTGCTTTTGGTATCGCTAGGATCGATCGCGGACAAAAAAATACAGATAAAATTTTGCAAGCGACATTCGCTGTTGTAAATTACAAAGAGAGCTTTTTAAGCGCAGCTGCTTATATCTATGCCTTGCAAAAATGTGATGTTAAGGTTGATTTTAATGGCTCTGAATTTGTAGCCGATCTTACTCCAAAAGTGGTGAAAAAAGCTAGCAAGCTCTTTAGTGTTTTTGAAAAAGAGATAAGCTCTCATAAAAATGTACAAAATTTGCATGCCGTAAAAATGGCATTCGATGACGATCTTGAACTAAATGAGAATAAATTTAAGCTTGTGTTTTTATTTGATGATGCAAAACCACTTAGCGTAGAGGCCGTATATCTCAAGCTTTACTTGATCTCACTTGGTAAGGTCGCACCTAGAACGATCGTGCTTGATGGAGCTTTTGGTGTGTTGCCAAATGTTGCATGGACTAGCCAAAATACGCCGATTGAGCTTGAATGGCTAAGAGAAAATGAAATTTCTCTAAAGATGTTTGGCGAATACCCAGCAATCGTTAGCGTCGATAAATTCCCAAGATTTTTAAGCCATATCATTCCGGCTGATAACACGAGAATTTTAGACTCAGCTAAGGTTCGCATGGGTGCTGCCGTGTATCCTGGCACAGTCGTTATGCCAGGTGCTGCCTACATCAACTTTAACGCAGGTACAACTGGTGGCGTGATGGTCGAAGGCAGAGTCAGCAGCTCTGTCGTAGTTGGCGAGGGTAGCGACGTAGGCGGAGGGGCAAGCATACTTGGCGTACTAAGTGGCACAAACGGGAACCCTGTAAGCATCGGCAAACACTGCTTGCTTGGGGCAAACTCAGTTACAGGTGTACCTCTTGGTGATAACTGCATCGTGGATGCTGGTATAGCAGTGCTTGAAGGCACAAAGGTCTATATATCAGCTAGCGAGTGCGAAAAGTTAGCTAAGCTAAATCCAGAGTTTAAATTTGAAGCTGAAATTTACAAAGCACTTGAGCTTGGCGGGCTAAATGGACTTCATTTTAGACAAAATAGCCAAACAGGTCAGATCACTGCAAGTGCGAGCAAAAGGGCGATCAAGCTAAATGAGGCACTTCATTAA
- a CDS encoding YagU family protein translates to MSNLVTKPRFALAVLIGLVAGIVSAFVKWGAEFPLPPRSPMDMFNAACGPESAIRAADAIDCSRNFLNPPYVFLRDYLGVADPNAAIYEFAGHAFNYVMMTHILFSIVFAVAYCVLAEKFPKITIWQGLLVGVIVNIAVHVITLPILGLTPPLWTLPWYEHVSEFVGHMIWFWSIEIIRHDLRARITKEKDPSDYCYCNA, encoded by the coding sequence ATGTCAAATTTAGTAACAAAACCTAGATTTGCTCTGGCTGTGTTAATCGGCCTTGTCGCTGGCATTGTCTCAGCTTTTGTCAAATGGGGAGCAGAATTTCCACTTCCTCCAAGAAGTCCGATGGATATGTTTAACGCTGCTTGTGGACCAGAGAGTGCCATTAGAGCAGCCGATGCGATCGATTGCTCTAGAAATTTCTTAAATCCGCCTTATGTATTTTTAAGGGATTATTTGGGCGTAGCCGATCCAAATGCCGCTATTTACGAGTTTGCAGGGCATGCATTTAACTACGTAATGATGACGCATATATTATTTTCGATCGTTTTTGCGGTTGCTTATTGTGTTTTGGCTGAGAAATTTCCAAAGATTACAATATGGCAAGGCTTACTAGTTGGCGTTATCGTAAATATCGCTGTTCACGTGATCACATTACCTATTTTGGGGCTTACTCCACCACTTTGGACACTCCCTTGGTACGAGCATGTATCTGAATTTGTCGGCCACATGATATGGTTCTGGTCGATAGAGATCATCCGTCACGACCTAAGAGCTAGGATCACAAAAGAAAAAGATCCAAGTGATTATTGCTACTGCAACGCATAA
- a CDS encoding cytochrome-c oxidase yields MKILSLLLMLLFTAVCGFANDGKVRSIDIYVTPYYSANAGKVEYVKVYDKIDELLKSGKKEGFKKAEKIVQDAPQMVSPITLFVLSARAYDLGLRDDAVFWFYAAKNRAILLRGVIDMEGEKFTDVVAAIGAFMKLVGDVVNPYAFCDIKKQQEIADKALEWTKKNAYEAMFSPEFSSPHEDRKAALAKGIEKLEARNKKEKDYFLDKDNLANFKAMRKQNGTDEKFCF; encoded by the coding sequence ATGAAAATTTTATCACTGCTTTTGATGCTACTTTTTACAGCGGTATGTGGCTTTGCAAATGATGGCAAAGTAAGAAGTATCGACATCTACGTCACGCCATACTACTCAGCAAATGCTGGCAAGGTGGAGTACGTAAAGGTCTATGACAAGATAGATGAGCTTTTAAAAAGTGGCAAAAAAGAGGGCTTTAAAAAGGCTGAAAAGATCGTACAAGACGCCCCACAAATGGTCTCTCCGATAACTCTTTTTGTTCTTTCAGCTCGCGCATACGATCTTGGACTTCGCGATGATGCGGTATTTTGGTTTTATGCGGCAAAAAATCGCGCGATCTTGCTAAGAGGCGTTATAGACATGGAGGGCGAGAAATTTACTGACGTGGTGGCCGCGATAGGAGCGTTTATGAAGCTTGTTGGCGACGTGGTCAATCCTTATGCATTTTGCGATATCAAAAAGCAACAAGAGATCGCTGATAAAGCGCTTGAATGGACTAAGAAAAATGCTTATGAAGCGATGTTCTCGCCAGAATTTAGCTCACCTCACGAAGATAGAAAAGCAGCCCTTGCAAAAGGCATAGAAAAGCTAGAAGCCCGCAATAAAAAAGAGAAAGATTACTTTTTAGATAAAGATAATCTTGCTAACTTTAAAGCTATGCGCAAGCAAAATGGCACTGATGAGAAATTTTGCTTCTAA
- a CDS encoding PFL family protein yields MDIKNVTETISMIEEQNFDIRTITMGISLLDCIDPDINKACDKIYAKITTKAKDLVKVGNEISTELGIPIVNKRVSVTPISIIGAATDAKDYVMIAKTLDRAAIEVGIDFIGGFSALVQKGYQKGDEILINSIPQALAQTTKVCASVNVGSTKTGINMSAVRDMGRIIKETAAASEMGCAKLVVFANAVEDNPFMAGAFHGVGEADVVINVGVSGPGVVKRALEKVRGESFDVVAETVKKTAFKITRIGQLVGQMASERLGMKFGIVDLSLAPTPAVGDSVARVLEEMGLEAVGTHGTTAALALLNDAVKKGGVMACNQVGGLSGAFIPVSEDEGMIAAVRAGSLNLEKLEAMTAICSVGLDMIAIPADTPSESIAAMIADEAAIGVINQKTTAVRIIPLGREGDMIEFGGLLGRAPVMKINKASSADFIARGGQIPAPIHSFKN; encoded by the coding sequence ATGGACATCAAAAACGTAACCGAAACGATCTCGATGATCGAAGAGCAAAATTTTGACATCAGAACGATCACGATGGGCATTAGTTTGCTTGACTGCATCGATCCTGATATAAACAAAGCTTGCGACAAAATTTACGCAAAAATCACCACTAAAGCCAAAGACCTAGTCAAAGTGGGCAACGAAATTTCTACTGAGCTAGGCATACCAATCGTCAATAAAAGAGTGAGCGTGACGCCTATCTCGATAATCGGCGCCGCAACGGATGCAAAAGACTACGTGATGATCGCAAAGACGCTTGATAGAGCGGCTATTGAGGTTGGTATTGATTTTATAGGTGGTTTTTCAGCTTTAGTTCAAAAGGGATATCAAAAGGGCGATGAAATTTTGATAAATTCTATCCCGCAAGCACTTGCGCAGACTACAAAAGTGTGTGCAAGCGTCAATGTCGGCTCAACGAAAACTGGCATAAATATGAGCGCGGTGCGTGATATGGGACGTATCATAAAAGAGACGGCGGCAGCTTCGGAGATGGGTTGTGCCAAGCTTGTTGTCTTTGCAAATGCAGTCGAGGATAATCCTTTCATGGCTGGTGCATTTCACGGCGTGGGCGAGGCTGATGTGGTGATAAATGTCGGCGTTTCTGGCCCTGGCGTGGTAAAAAGAGCCCTTGAAAAGGTACGTGGCGAGAGCTTTGACGTGGTGGCTGAGACCGTTAAAAAGACGGCGTTTAAGATAACGCGTATCGGCCAGTTAGTTGGTCAAATGGCGAGTGAGCGCCTTGGGATGAAATTTGGTATCGTCGATCTCTCTCTTGCCCCAACACCAGCTGTGGGCGACTCGGTGGCTCGTGTGCTTGAGGAGATGGGGCTTGAGGCTGTTGGTACGCACGGAACGACTGCGGCACTTGCTTTGTTAAATGACGCAGTTAAAAAAGGTGGCGTCATGGCGTGCAATCAAGTGGGCGGCTTAAGCGGTGCATTTATCCCGGTCTCAGAAGATGAGGGCATGATAGCTGCGGTGCGCGCGGGATCGCTAAATTTAGAAAAGCTTGAAGCGATGACGGCGATATGCTCGGTTGGTCTTGATATGATCGCTATACCTGCTGACACACCAAGCGAGAGCATAGCTGCTATGATCGCTGATGAGGCGGCTATCGGCGTGATAAATCAAAAAACAACGGCCGTTCGAATTATACCTCTTGGACGTGAGGGCGATATGATCGAGTTTGGAGGCCTTTTAGGAAGAGCACCTGTGATGAAGATAAACAAAGCCTCTAGTGCCGACTTCATCGCTCGTGGCGGACAAATTCCAGCTCCAATTCATAGTTTTAAAAACTAA
- a CDS encoding ACT domain-containing protein produces the protein MKAIVTVVGKDRVGIVAGVSAKLSELGLNIDDISQTILDEFFTMMAVVSSDENKDFTVLREELNKLGENLKVKINIQSSAIFDAMHTI, from the coding sequence ATGAAAGCGATCGTAACCGTAGTCGGAAAAGATAGAGTCGGCATCGTTGCTGGCGTCTCAGCAAAGCTTAGCGAGCTAGGGCTAAACATAGATGATATCTCACAGACTATTTTAGATGAGTTTTTTACGATGATGGCAGTGGTTTCAAGTGATGAAAATAAGGATTTTACGGTCCTAAGAGAAGAGCTTAATAAACTTGGAGAGAATCTAAAAGTAAAGATAAATATCCAAAGTTCCGCTATCTTTGATGCGATGCATACAATCTAA
- a CDS encoding Mrp/NBP35 family ATP-binding protein, with translation MLNKEEVLNRLKGVIYPGFEKDIVSFGFVKNVEIGDKILIEVEIVSSSPEVANELKTDIKRVMGSNEYVLNLIQPKIPEEKSNTQSGKNIAPQVKNFVMVSSGKGGVGKSTTTLNLAISMAKLGKKVGILDADIYGPNIPRMLGEVNTQPQVVGNKLKPILSHGVEMMSMGVLMEEGMSLIWRGSMIMKAIEQLLKDVLWSELDVLFLDMPPGTGDAQLTLAQSVPVTAGICVTTPQVVALDDSKRALDMFEKLHIPIAGVIENMSGFICPDNGKEYDIFGKGTTEEVAKAYNTQILAEIPIEPAVRVGGDNGKPVSFYEPNSVTAKRYESAAARLWEVIENINSDGGADNSAIQPVNDGKSACSK, from the coding sequence ATGTTAAATAAAGAAGAGGTCTTAAATAGGCTAAAAGGTGTTATATATCCTGGTTTTGAAAAAGATATAGTTAGCTTTGGCTTTGTAAAAAATGTAGAAATCGGCGATAAAATTTTAATCGAAGTCGAGATCGTCAGCTCAAGCCCAGAAGTGGCAAACGAGCTAAAAACGGACATCAAACGTGTCATGGGCTCAAATGAGTATGTGCTAAATTTGATCCAGCCAAAGATACCTGAGGAGAAAAGTAACACTCAAAGTGGTAAAAATATCGCGCCACAAGTTAAAAATTTCGTAATGGTAAGCTCAGGAAAAGGTGGCGTTGGTAAATCAACCACAACGCTAAATTTAGCCATCTCAATGGCAAAACTAGGCAAAAAAGTGGGAATTTTAGACGCTGACATCTACGGACCAAATATCCCAAGAATGTTAGGTGAAGTAAATACTCAGCCACAAGTCGTTGGTAACAAGCTAAAACCGATACTTAGCCACGGTGTTGAGATGATGAGTATGGGCGTTTTGATGGAAGAGGGCATGAGCCTCATCTGGCGTGGCTCGATGATAATGAAAGCGATCGAGCAGCTGCTAAAAGACGTGCTTTGGAGCGAACTTGATGTCTTGTTTCTCGACATGCCTCCAGGAACGGGCGACGCACAGCTAACTCTAGCTCAAAGCGTGCCAGTAACGGCAGGTATTTGCGTCACAACGCCACAAGTGGTAGCGCTTGACGATAGCAAGCGTGCGCTTGATATGTTTGAGAAGCTCCACATCCCAATCGCTGGCGTCATCGAAAATATGAGTGGTTTCATCTGCCCAGATAATGGCAAAGAGTACGACATCTTTGGCAAAGGTACGACTGAAGAGGTAGCAAAAGCTTACAACACGCAAATTTTAGCCGAAATCCCTATCGAACCAGCTGTTCGCGTGGGTGGAGATAATGGTAAGCCAGTTAGCTTCTATGAGCCAAACTCAGTCACTGCAAAACGCTACGAGAGCGCGGCTGCTAGACTTTGGGAAGTGATAGAAAATATAAATAGTGATGGCGGAGCTGATAACTCAGCGATCCAACCAGTAAATGACGGCAAGAGTGCTTGCTCGAAGTAA
- the thiC gene encoding phosphomethylpyrimidine synthase ThiC — MRDKTQMYYARRGEITQEMSYVARIEGLSENLVMDEVAKGSIIIPANINHKNLKPMGIGRKLKTKVNANIGNSSLSSDICAELRKLEICLEFGADTVMDLSTDGDLDSIRSAIIEHSSVPVGTVPMYEILKEAKEVTNITNELILEILEKQAKQGVSYFTIHAGFLREFLPLVKKRKMGIVSRGGSLSASYMSKLNRQNPFYEIFDQILEICARYDVSLSLGDGLRPGCLFDATDEAQLSELKVLGELTLRAWEKDVQVMIEGPGHVPLNQIEYNMKIEQELCHDAPFYVLGPLVSDIGAGYDHITSAIGGTMAAYHGASMLCYVTQKEHLGLPNENDVREGIVAHKIAAHAADVALGKAGAIEKDHAMSDARYAFDWNKQFELSFDPKKARELHDESLPEDAFKSAHFCSMCGPKFCAYKISKDLEKGEKC; from the coding sequence ATGAGAGATAAGACGCAGATGTATTATGCTAGGCGCGGCGAGATAACGCAAGAGATGAGCTATGTGGCAAGGATCGAAGGGCTTAGTGAAAATTTGGTGATGGATGAGGTGGCAAAAGGTAGCATCATCATCCCAGCAAATATAAATCATAAAAATTTAAAGCCAATGGGCATAGGCAGAAAGCTAAAGACAAAGGTCAATGCAAATATCGGCAACTCAAGCCTAAGTAGTGACATTTGCGCTGAGCTTAGAAAGCTTGAAATTTGCCTAGAATTTGGTGCTGATACGGTTATGGATCTAAGTACGGACGGCGATTTAGACTCTATTAGAAGTGCGATCATCGAGCATTCAAGCGTGCCAGTTGGCACAGTGCCTATGTATGAAATTTTAAAAGAGGCAAAAGAGGTTACAAATATCACAAATGAGCTCATTTTAGAGATACTTGAAAAGCAAGCAAAGCAAGGAGTTAGTTACTTTACGATACACGCTGGCTTTTTGCGTGAGTTTTTGCCACTTGTTAAAAAGCGTAAAATGGGCATAGTAAGCCGCGGTGGCAGTTTAAGCGCAAGCTACATGTCAAAGTTAAATAGACAAAATCCATTTTATGAAATTTTTGATCAAATTTTAGAAATTTGCGCAAGATATGATGTCTCGCTCTCGCTTGGCGATGGACTTCGCCCAGGATGCCTTTTTGATGCGACAGACGAGGCACAGCTTAGTGAACTAAAGGTGCTTGGAGAGCTAACGCTTCGTGCATGGGAAAAAGATGTGCAAGTGATGATTGAGGGTCCTGGTCATGTGCCATTAAATCAAATTGAGTATAATATGAAAATCGAACAAGAGCTCTGCCATGACGCCCCATTTTACGTGCTTGGGCCGCTTGTCTCAGACATAGGTGCAGGATACGATCATATCACCTCGGCGATCGGTGGCACAATGGCAGCATATCACGGTGCTAGCATGCTTTGCTACGTGACGCAAAAAGAGCACCTTGGCTTGCCAAACGAAAATGATGTAAGAGAGGGCATCGTAGCTCACAAGATAGCAGCTCATGCCGCAGACGTCGCGCTTGGCAAAGCTGGAGCTATCGAAAAAGATCATGCGATGAGTGATGCAAGATACGCATTTGATTGGAACAAGCAGTTTGAGCTTAGCTTTGATCCAAAAAAGGCTAGAGAGCTTCACGATGAGAGCTTGCCAGAAGACGCGTTTAAGAGCGCTCATTTTTGTTCGATGTGCGGACCAAAATTTTGTGCATATAAAATTTCAAAAGATCTAGAAAAAGGAGAAAAATGTTAA
- a CDS encoding bifunctional 2-C-methyl-D-erythritol 4-phosphate cytidylyltransferase/2-C-methyl-D-erythritol 2,4-cyclodiphosphate synthase, which produces MLDISLIMLGAGNSSRFELPVKKQWLRIGSDPLWLFATKNLSNFYTFKEIIVVSKECKYMSKFAPNYKFVDGGETRQDSLKNALELVNSEFVLVSDIARPCISSELFHKIIEAAAQADCVVPALKIADTAYLGENAIDREKVKLIQTPQLSRTALLKKALSSGEIYTDDSSAMRAIGASVWQILGDEMARKITYKEDLAKISALKEPENEVFVGNGFDVHEFEKGRPLILCGEKIDYEFGLKAHSDGDVALHALTDAILGAAGLGDIGELFPDTDAKFKDISSIYLLEEAYKRVQSVGFVLTNADITIMAQKPKISKLKSKMEANIAKALNLSQSRINVKATTTEGLGFVGRCEGIAVMASASLKFYNWKQI; this is translated from the coding sequence TTGCTTGATATATCACTTATAATGCTTGGAGCAGGAAATTCTAGCCGTTTTGAGCTACCAGTAAAGAAGCAATGGCTTCGAATAGGAAGCGATCCACTTTGGCTATTCGCTACTAAAAATTTGAGTAACTTTTACACATTTAAAGAGATAATCGTCGTTAGCAAAGAGTGCAAATATATGTCAAAATTTGCTCCAAATTATAAATTTGTTGATGGCGGCGAAACCAGGCAAGATAGCCTAAAAAACGCACTTGAGCTAGTAAATAGTGAATTTGTCTTAGTTAGCGACATCGCGCGTCCTTGCATATCAAGCGAGCTCTTTCACAAGATCATCGAGGCGGCCGCTCAGGCTGACTGCGTGGTGCCTGCACTAAAGATCGCTGACACCGCTTATCTTGGCGAAAATGCAATAGACAGAGAAAAGGTAAAACTTATCCAAACACCGCAGCTCTCGCGCACAGCACTTCTTAAAAAGGCTCTTAGCAGCGGCGAAATTTACACAGATGATAGCTCGGCTATGAGAGCCATTGGTGCTAGCGTATGGCAAATTTTAGGTGATGAGATGGCAAGAAAGATCACTTACAAAGAGGATCTTGCCAAAATTTCTGCTTTAAAAGAGCCTGAAAATGAAGTCTTTGTTGGAAACGGCTTTGACGTGCATGAGTTTGAAAAGGGTCGTCCTTTGATTCTTTGTGGTGAGAAGATCGACTATGAGTTTGGGCTAAAAGCACACAGCGATGGCGACGTGGCACTTCATGCATTAACAGACGCTATCTTGGGAGCTGCTGGGCTTGGCGATATAGGCGAGCTTTTCCCTGATACAGATGCTAAATTTAAAGATATTAGCTCCATTTACTTGCTTGAGGAGGCTTACAAAAGGGTGCAAAGCGTGGGCTTTGTGCTAACAAACGCTGATATCACGATAATGGCACAAAAACCAAAAATTTCAAAACTAAAGTCAAAAATGGAGGCAAATATCGCAAAAGCTCTAAATTTAAGCCAAAGCCGCATAAATGTAAAGGCAACGACTACTGAAGGGCTTGGCTTTGTTGGCAGATGCGAAGGGATCGCCGTAATGGCAAGTGCTAGCCTTAAATTTTACAACTGGAAACAAATATGA
- a CDS encoding response regulator gives MKILIVENEIYLAGSMASKLADFGYDCEIAKSVKEALKFENFDVVLLSTTLPGQDFYPVIEKFKNSIIILLIAYINSDTVLKPIQAGAVDYIQKPFMIEELVRKIKHFEEFRNFKNEIKNYESYVNYALKEYEISSFEAKKIKFPLLLKSSKSGYSDKFIFSYVKACKLPFLFLGKACFSELEKALAKNGDELIYMTNLEELKQEEKEKILEICKKKKVAISTNDFAQKAPFDELELSGRDKNFNIDEIVTIDEYIKYIIVNYQDKFPDTELSKKLGISRKSLWEKRKKYDVSKKK, from the coding sequence ATGAAAATTTTAATAGTAGAAAATGAAATTTACCTAGCTGGCTCGATGGCTAGTAAGCTAGCTGATTTTGGCTACGACTGTGAGATTGCCAAGAGCGTTAAAGAGGCATTGAAGTTTGAAAATTTTGATGTAGTGTTACTTTCTACCACACTCCCAGGGCAGGATTTTTACCCTGTTATCGAAAAATTTAAAAACTCTATCATTATTTTACTAATCGCTTATATCAATAGTGACACTGTGCTAAAACCGATTCAGGCAGGTGCAGTTGATTACATCCAAAAGCCATTTATGATAGAAGAGCTAGTTAGAAAGATAAAGCATTTTGAGGAATTTAGAAATTTCAAAAACGAAATCAAAAACTATGAAAGCTACGTAAATTATGCTTTAAAAGAGTACGAAATTTCTAGCTTTGAGGCAAAAAAGATAAAATTTCCACTGCTTTTAAAATCAAGCAAAAGCGGATACAGCGATAAATTTATATTTAGCTACGTAAAAGCTTGCAAATTACCATTTTTATTTTTAGGCAAAGCCTGTTTCTCTGAGCTTGAAAAGGCACTAGCTAAAAATGGTGACGAGCTAATCTATATGACAAATTTAGAGGAGCTAAAACAAGAAGAAAAAGAGAAAATTTTAGAAATTTGCAAAAAGAAAAAGGTCGCGATCTCAACTAACGATTTTGCACAAAAAGCACCATTTGACGAGCTTGAGCTTTCAGGACGCGATAAAAATTTCAATATCGATGAGATCGTTACGATCGATGAATATATAAAGTACATAATCGTTAATTATCAAGATAAATTTCCTGATACAGAACTTAGCAAAAAGCTTGGAATTTCTAGAAAATCACTTTGGGAAAAGAGAAAGAAATATGACGTCAGCAAGAAAAAATAG